One genomic window of Leptospira perdikensis includes the following:
- the clpS gene encoding ATP-dependent Clp protease adapter ClpS, giving the protein MSDPKRKSYTDMNVELLEREKQKRKLKKPDRYKVILINDDYTPQEFVVYVLANVFRKSMEESRQIMWKAHTSGSAVCGVYSLDIARTKVAEVHKLADDAGHPLQCQLAKEEDE; this is encoded by the coding sequence ATGTCAGATCCAAAACGAAAGTCCTACACGGACATGAACGTAGAACTTCTTGAAAGAGAAAAGCAGAAACGTAAATTAAAGAAACCCGACCGGTATAAGGTAATTCTCATCAATGATGATTACACACCTCAGGAATTTGTGGTTTATGTTCTGGCTAATGTTTTTAGGAAATCTATGGAAGAATCTCGTCAAATTATGTGGAAGGCACATACTTCTGGTTCAGCAGTTTGTGGGGTGTATTCTCTAGACATTGCAAGAACCAAAGTGGCTGAAGTGCACAAACTAGCAGATGATGCCGGACATCCATTACAATGCCAACTGGCAAAAGAGGAGGACGAATGA
- the clpA gene encoding ATP-dependent Clp protease ATP-binding subunit ClpA — MNLSSDLEKSLELAGKEASKYHHEFITLEHLLYGLTYNEKTKDVLVNVGCDLDLLRKELTEYFEEDLATIAVPNLKIQPRYTVGVQFVIQFAAFHVQNSGKDEVDGNNVLVALFREEDSQAYYLLAKQEVNRLDVIKYISHGVKKEKESDEPEFTEETVTEESDAGPRKSALEKFCVNLTERAKQGKLDPCIGREVEIERTIHILSRRRKNNPIFVGEAGVGKTSIVEGIAERVVKGLVPKSLLNMEIYSLDMGLVMAGTKFRGEFEERLKAILQEVVGKPERIIFVDEIHTIVGAGAVSGGSLDASNLMKPALANGELKCIGTTTYKEYKSIFEKDHALSRRFQKIEVTEPSREDAIEILKGLKPKYESFHGVTYSVKAIEACVDLSSLHLRDRFLPDKAIDLMDESGAFVKLRDEKKEKSKKQVGILEIESLVAKIAKIPEKTVKADDKKKLEHLDSEIKSIVFGQDHAIEQVVDAIHYSRSGLSDEGKPIGSFLFVGPTGVGKTEVAKTLAEKMGVEFLRFDMSEYMEKHSVSRLIGSPPGYVGYDQGGQLTDAITKNPHCVLLFDEIEKAHEDIYNILLQVMDHATLTDSTGKKADFRNVILILTTNTGAQESSKPLLGFDTERYDDRSMKAIERTFTPEFRNRLTAVIEFFALSIPVVELVVKRMFRTLQSKAEEKGIRLELSEKAVRYLAETGYDKAMGARPIQRILNSEIGKPLSKKILFHKDKVNRYLVDVKEKEGKEVLEILEVNV; from the coding sequence ATGAACCTTTCTAGCGATTTAGAAAAAAGCCTGGAGCTTGCAGGAAAAGAAGCATCCAAATACCACCATGAATTTATTACATTAGAACATTTGTTATATGGTCTTACTTATAATGAAAAAACAAAAGATGTTCTCGTCAATGTAGGTTGTGATTTAGACCTCCTTAGAAAAGAACTAACCGAATATTTTGAAGAAGACTTGGCCACTATCGCAGTTCCCAATTTAAAAATCCAACCACGTTATACTGTTGGAGTTCAGTTTGTCATTCAATTCGCTGCCTTTCATGTACAAAATTCAGGGAAAGATGAGGTAGATGGAAACAATGTCCTCGTCGCACTTTTTAGGGAAGAGGATAGCCAAGCTTATTACCTTCTCGCAAAACAAGAAGTTAACAGGCTTGATGTGATCAAATACATTTCCCACGGGGTTAAAAAAGAAAAGGAATCCGACGAACCCGAGTTTACCGAAGAAACTGTGACGGAAGAATCAGATGCTGGTCCACGTAAATCTGCTTTAGAAAAGTTCTGCGTGAATCTTACCGAAAGAGCCAAACAGGGAAAACTAGATCCTTGTATTGGTCGGGAAGTGGAAATCGAAAGGACCATTCATATCTTGTCTCGGCGTAGGAAAAACAATCCTATTTTTGTTGGAGAAGCGGGCGTAGGAAAAACTTCGATTGTGGAAGGGATTGCTGAACGTGTGGTTAAGGGTCTTGTTCCGAAAAGCCTATTAAATATGGAAATTTATTCTTTGGATATGGGTCTTGTTATGGCAGGAACCAAATTTAGGGGAGAATTTGAAGAACGCCTAAAGGCCATCTTACAAGAAGTTGTTGGAAAACCCGAACGAATCATCTTTGTTGATGAAATTCATACCATTGTTGGAGCTGGTGCAGTGTCTGGAGGAAGTCTTGACGCTTCTAACTTAATGAAACCCGCCCTTGCCAATGGAGAACTCAAATGTATTGGAACCACCACTTACAAAGAGTATAAATCAATTTTTGAAAAAGACCATGCTCTCTCGAGAAGGTTTCAAAAAATTGAGGTTACTGAACCTTCCAGAGAAGATGCCATTGAAATACTAAAAGGTCTAAAACCAAAATATGAGTCCTTTCATGGTGTGACATATAGTGTAAAAGCCATTGAAGCTTGTGTGGATCTATCAAGTTTACATCTTCGAGACCGGTTTTTACCTGACAAAGCAATCGACCTAATGGATGAATCAGGCGCCTTTGTTAAGTTACGTGATGAAAAGAAAGAAAAATCCAAAAAACAAGTTGGGATTTTGGAAATTGAATCTCTTGTCGCAAAGATTGCTAAGATTCCAGAAAAAACAGTGAAAGCTGATGACAAAAAGAAACTAGAACATTTAGATTCCGAGATCAAATCCATTGTTTTTGGACAAGATCATGCCATCGAACAGGTTGTGGATGCCATTCATTATTCTCGTTCAGGGCTTAGTGATGAAGGAAAACCGATTGGTAGTTTTCTTTTTGTAGGTCCTACTGGCGTAGGGAAAACGGAAGTTGCCAAAACTTTGGCAGAAAAAATGGGAGTAGAGTTTCTTCGGTTTGATATGAGTGAGTATATGGAAAAACATTCCGTATCTCGTTTGATAGGAAGTCCTCCTGGGTATGTGGGTTATGATCAAGGTGGTCAACTCACAGATGCGATAACAAAAAATCCCCATTGTGTTTTGTTATTTGATGAAATCGAAAAAGCACATGAAGATATCTATAACATTTTACTCCAGGTTATGGACCATGCAACTCTCACCGATAGCACAGGGAAAAAAGCTGACTTTCGAAACGTCATCTTAATCCTAACAACGAATACAGGTGCCCAAGAAAGTTCTAAACCACTTCTCGGTTTTGATACAGAAAGGTACGATGACCGCTCTATGAAAGCCATTGAAAGAACATTCACTCCCGAATTTCGAAATAGGTTAACAGCTGTGATCGAATTTTTTGCTCTGTCGATTCCTGTCGTTGAACTTGTTGTTAAAAGAATGTTTCGCACTCTGCAAAGCAAAGCTGAAGAAAAGGGAATCCGTTTGGAATTGTCCGAAAAAGCGGTTCGTTATCTTGCGGAAACAGGTTACGACAAAGCCATGGGTGCAAGACCCATTCAAAGGATTCTCAATTCCGAAATAGGAAAACCCCTTTCCAAAAAAATTCTTTTCCACAAAGATAAAGTGAATCGTTATCTAGTGGATGTAAAAGAAAAAGAGGGAAAAGAAGTTTTAGAAATCTTGGAAGTAAATGTTTAA